The following nucleotide sequence is from Scleropages formosus chromosome 4, fSclFor1.1, whole genome shotgun sequence.
AGAAGTGGTTGctagaaaaataagcaaaatattgtaaatgcttcaaaacattttttgtatcaGCCAGACAAGTGTACAAGTAATAATTATGTtcagaaaatattatttgttaTATTATAAATTAGTAGGAAAGGTACACGCAAGCTATGCTACCTACTAGTGTGTAAACAGGACGAGAAATAGCGAAATCAATGTCGTGTTGGTTATGCGACAAATTTACACGTTgtagtattaaaatattaaaattaacgGTCAAAACATTTGTTCCGCGAACAGTTTTATCAATGGTTAAAACCTCGTCTGGGAGCTCTAACAGTGCGAAATGCAATAAACACAATTTTAGTGTCAGTTCAGTTTGTTGACCCGAGCTGAGGCGATTTTGATGGCAGTGCAACACGCCAACATCGAAATACAAAACAGCGAAGCATTGCCATGCATGAGAAAGACGTTGCAGGAAGCCTTTTCTGTgacataagtttttttttttttaatccaaaaaaaTTGGGAAGCCACAGTTCGGTGAGTTTCAGAACACAAACTGCTCCGTCGGACATGTCATCATGTATTATAACGGATAACCACCCttctgtcagtctgtgtgtttacatttcatCTTTACCACGATTTAACAAGTTCTAGATGAAAAAAGTGAATCTGCAAAAGGAGTCAATACACCAGCTTTGGCAGAGAAGCCTGTAAACACACAATGTAGCCAGATGAGTTTAAAGCTCACTTCTGGAACGTTCTGCCACTCACTCCGACACAACTGTAAAGTGAGCAAGTATTTTGTTCTTGTGTGCACTGCGTGTTAAAAATCCACCACAGGCTATCAAAAATATTCAAAGCTCTGGCCATTTTAAACTCATGTCAGTAAGTTCTTTGCAATAATGAACTATGTTGCAGTTTAGTTGACTGATggatgctgaaaaaaatgaagcaagtTTCAgattccatttattcacttactgACAGAAATGAATCTGCTTTCTAGAATTTAATGTAAAGCTGAACTCTTTTTAACCCCCTTTCAACAGACCACCATCATGTGTTGCTGGTGCCCCACAACAAAGTATAAAAGATTCAtccttatacagctggaaagcTTCTTTTTAGCTAAAGTATCTTCTGCTTATGTCATATGACCAACGTGGTAAAGAACTTAGTGGTGTAGACATGTGAATACAACAAATTCCACCACTACACCTTTGCAGGCCCTTTGGGTTCTTCCTTACATACCTGACCTGTTTTTAGGGAATTTATCAGGTTTTTCTTGGCCTTCCATATCATGACTTCAACTCTTGTTCCTTAATGATACTAGAGGCACAAgatattttgtttgttctttacAGCTTGCAGAGTTTAGCTTCATTGGAAAACCCTTGTACCTGAGGGGCATAATCCAGTGGGTAAATGCTAGAATTACCTTCACCTGTGTAGCTGAACCCCGGGGGGGGAATACTTTTGGTATTTAAAGATTAACCCCCGAACAATTTCAATGTACctttttcacttaattttttttttttggtttaaaagtGGCATCTTTGTCTTTGCACCATGTAACATCAGTTGGATGAGCTTTTATGAAAGAGATTTGTTGAAAGAAACTTCAGTCTCAAGTGCACAAACTGCTGTAGCATACGACTAGCAAACACGCTTGcactttaaatacatttattgaacaatttaaaattatatttgttgAGTGGTTGTGAGTAGGAGAAAGGtgcaacaaaaaagcaaaaaggtaGGGCATGCGATGCAAATCATACATGATTAGTAATATTAATTTCTTCCCAACTGTCTTAAGTGTCACAACAGCAACCATCATATTAATACTAAATTTTTACGATCCTATACAGAAATGTAAAGATTAATGATTTTGCTACAAACTGTTATAATTGTGGTTTGTTTTCACGCGGTGTTTTTCCCGCCTAATTTACGCTCACAAACACGCCGACAGATTCTGCGCCATTAACCGCGCGCTCGTTGTAATAGCGCGCGCTTCCTCTAGGGGCGGCAAGTGCAAAATAGAGCGCTTTCTGCCCACATCTGATCTATATCGCATGAAGAAGTTTTTGAACCGGTATACAGTATACtagtttttttaaagttatcCAGATAAAGTGGCTTAAACCTACTACGCAGGCAATAATCGCAAACAAGGGACCCAGTGGTTTTATCAGAAACTCTACTCACAGCGTGAACAGTTCATTCATCCGCTTCGCCAACAACAAGTAAATGTAGAAATACGCTACCAAAATCAAAGTTTCATTATCATGTTTGTGGTACATTTCTACAGTTATCACCGGAGTTTCTAGTATTTAAGGAAATACGTAAAGCTGTAAGGAAAGCTATGCCACTACCACCAGCAGCTGGACGTCGTAATGCAGTGAAATATTTGCTTACCAGGTGGACAGCCGGTCCGCAGGTCCAACGTCGTTTTCTGTCGCGCCAGGTATTTTTGATGAAGGTAGTAAGAGATGTTCACACATAGGATAAATTATTTCAACACAACGGcttaacaaaacaaacatacaaaaaaaaaaaagggacttgGACCTGTGCCCGCCAAACCTCCGAAGACAAGTCCCACGAACGCGCTCCGACGGCCTGCCACCCCCCGTCCCGACAGTCGCTTTACGCGCTGCGTATGACGTCACATGTTCGGGGTTCGCGCGGCCGCGCGCTCGTCATTTCGGTGGCGGACCGCTTTTTTCCTCTGGTGttcgggcgcgcgcgcgccgttTCCCGAAGTCCACTGCGGTTTTCACGCGTTTCAGTTTGCAGTGCAGAGTGAAATAGTCCGGTCGGAAATCGACACAGCCGTATCAACATAGGGGTGGTTTAGCAAATAAAGCAAGCCAGCCACGTGATTCAAAGCGCCGTGTCCATTCATGAAAATATTGGGTCAATCGTGAATTATGTTGTGTTGATCAGGCTAATTACGCAGGAAGGAGAGCAAATAGGTGGCCTGCAGTTTACCTTTGAATTCCACATTATCGGTAGGTCCTACTGAGAGCTTGACATATTTGAAAGGTACCTCTCTTTATCAACATGTTATCATACTGCAACATGAATTAATTACTCTTTCAGGCATTTCCCCAGAAACTGAAAGGTCACATGAGTTACTTTATGAAAATAAGAaccaggcaatttttttttttttttttaatttatttaaggtCAACATCTTGGTTTGGAGCCAAATTGTTGccagttttttctttatctggTTCCAATGGTAACCTGCCAAACCCTGATCAGGTTGTCAGTGTAGCCAGCAAACAGGGTCtacgaaagaaaaaaatattttgggttATTCCCAAGTCAGGGCTCCCGCTATTAACCTTTCACAAACTATACAAgtattacagtataaaaatgGTAAACATGTTGAAACATGACTAAACATATACAGTTAGTcacttgtgtaaaaatgtgcatgtaaaaatgtactctCAAGTGTGTACTACCTGAACACCATTGACCATACCTGCCCATCAGCAGACCAGGCAAGCGATGTACACTGGGGTGGCTCAGCTTTGCTGTTGGTGCTGATGACCTCCTGTCTCAGCTCATCAACAATTATTTTTCCTTCCAGGtcctgagaaaaagaaagatttaatGCAGAATTGGAAAAGGCACAAAGAAAAGGTACACtagcaaagacaaaaaaaaaaaaaaaaaaaaaatagtggggTAATAATCTCATTGGCAAGCACCCAAACTCATTAAGataaacattacaaaatttAATTGTGCCAATGTCTACTTTTTTccaataataaattaaagagAACTAAATATCAAAGCATAAAAAGCAGATTGCTACACAACCGCAgcaattaaaatgagaaatccTTCAATCAGAGCTGAACAAATACCCAGATCTTGATGCTAGGACCAGTAGCAGCACACAGCCAGTATCGGTTAGGGCTGAAGCAGAGGGCATTGATGATGTCTCCACCATCTAGGGTGTACAGGTGCTTCCCTTCATTCAGGTCCCACAGCATTGCCTGCCCATCCTAAATGACAAAAAGGAAGTAGAGGCTCACCTGTTCAAGAGCCTTACCTGTTCAAGAgccttcacaaaaaaatactatttttatttattgatgggTATCGTATTATGCATTGGTCTATTAGTTATGATGAACAAATCGAGGATTTCCAACTCAGTCCACATCTCAGTTCTGCCTCTAGATTTACACCCATAAACTGAAATCTCAATTTggacttaagttttttttccagaaaatgatCAATGAAGTCACAATGAACCACAGAGACAACAATCAGGATATGGTCAATTCATATTCCATTTAATCTGATGAGAGCACATGTACCCCTCCATAGTTTACTACCACCTGGCAATGCCAATAAAAGTATTTCCAGTGCTCCCACCAAAAATCAGCaagtttcctttttcttatAACTGTATAACACTTCACACTAAAGCACAGTAGTGGCAAAATTTATTCACTGGAAAACATTAATTGGTTTATCctaattaaaagttaaaatttcctaaattatacaagaaaaaaaatccacagtatTTTTGCACTCAGAGTAATTACTTTGATGTAAAGCACATCAGCTCACCTTGCCACCGGAAGCACACAGAGAGCCATCAGGAGAAACAGTGACAGTGTTCAGGTAACCTGTGTGGCCAATATGGTTGGTCTTCAGCTTGCAGTTGGCCAGGTTCCACACCTGTGGACAGAAGGAAAGTTGCGGTATGGCATCACTGGAAAGAAAGATCATTCTTTACAATATCATGCTGTTACTGAAGATGCAGCTACTTCCCTCATACCTTGACCATTTTGTCCCAGCCACAGGACACAATTATGGGGTTGCTGCTGTTGGGAGAGAACCGCACGCAGGACACCCACTCAGTATGGCTCTCATCCTGCAGTAGAGAAACACCAGAGGTTTTTCCCACACTTGCAGGACCATCACAGAGATTACAAACttggttaaaaacaaaactgcgaGTTAAGCAGCTGGATCAAAATTATTACTTGTATCTACCCTCCGGCACCGTGTTGCAAATTAAGAAATGCAATGCATTCACCCCCTTACTGTCGCTATTGTTCACCCTTGAGCAAAAGTGCAGCGTCACACACACTACGTTCCCAGAcatcataaaacaaaaactgtgcAATCAAGGAAGACCAGGTCACAGAAGACATCACGCAAACAATTCAATACAGTGGGAGACTTCAGAATAATTTGCAGAAGATTAGCTCTTATACAGAGACATTTATTTCGACAAAATGTTACCCAGTTCCCGAAACTCACCTACACTACCgagtgaaaataaacagaagaatGCAGGTggataaaataaaacaccagagcttttataaaatgttatgcAACCACACTACAAATTATTTGACCACACACCTGAATAGTGTACTTGCAGACACCCAGGGTGTTCCACAACTTGATGGTCTTGTCCCGCGACCCTGACACAATCTGGCGGTTGTCAGCAGAGAAGGCAACACTGAGGACATCCTTAGTGTGGCCGACAAAGCGCCGAGTCGTGGTTCCGCTGCAAGCGAAACTAGTTACTAGTCTCTCCTGCAGACTGATGTGTTCTCATTTTCTACTGGAGATATTCAGgctaagcaccttgttcaaaaGTGGTACAGCAGTATTGGGGGCTTGAGCTGAAAACATTTAACTATGAACTACGTCCTCATAATTCACAACAAATTTACTTCCCTAGTTGATACCTCTATATATCTTAATCCATCAGATCTGAGGGCTACTGAAACTGCAATGGGATCAATGACAGATGGAACTGAAGTTGTCATGAAGTGAGACCGACcgacaacaaaaacacaacaattaTGTTTGGCTACAACTACATCACAAAGTGTAAGTACCCAGTACTTGCTATCATAGTTACAAGAAAAGGTCTACCCCATAACTTACGTGGTCAAGTCCCACAAACGCAGCGTCCCATCCCAGGAGCCAGACAGGGCAAACTGCCCATCGGAGGAGATGACCACATCGCTCACAAAGTGAGAGTGACCACGCAGTGCCCTCTGGGGGATTCCGTAATTGGTCTCATCACGGGTCAGCTTCCACATGATGATAGTCTTGTCTAAAAAGATAGATACGAATGGTGGTGGAACACTTCACAGGGAAAGGGCAGTACTTTCAGAccttgcatttgtaacatttttatttattcatttagctgacactttctctccaaagcaacttac
It contains:
- the LOC108934349 gene encoding receptor of activated protein C kinase 1-like, whose protein sequence is MTEQMTVRGTLKGHNGWVTQIATTPQFPDMILSASRDKTIIMWKLTRDETNYGIPQRALRGHSHFVSDVVISSDGQFALSGSWDGTLRLWDLTTGTTTRRFVGHTKDVLSVAFSADNRQIVSGSRDKTIKLWNTLGVCKYTIQDESHTEWVSCVRFSPNSSNPIIVSCGWDKMVKVWNLANCKLKTNHIGHTGYLNTVTVSPDGSLCASGGKDGQAMLWDLNEGKHLYTLDGGDIINALCFSPNRYWLCAATGPSIKIWDLEGKIIVDELRQEVISTNSKAEPPQCTSLAWSADGQTLFAGYTDNLIRVWQVTIGTR